A genomic segment from Schistocerca piceifrons isolate TAMUIC-IGC-003096 chromosome 4, iqSchPice1.1, whole genome shotgun sequence encodes:
- the LOC124795179 gene encoding TBC1 domain family member 7: protein MASDERNFRSSYYEKVGFRSVEEKKSLEILLKDKPLDKMKLRQFCIRFTVPGIYRNLVWKVLLDVIPIHVDSHKFVMEQRKEEYKDLLHALRLMQIVNDATPKPELFLLMWLLQTGRLTLYQNQLNTAVNRNLCAISHSLSVVFDDDVDIYWLSKGFFESVVKFRDDIPTLIKYTKSVLEKEDEEIYCHLQDLCAFNTIPLDNWLCCCFAGVISESSLGKIWDKLIGGSCKILVFVAVLLLVTLKRALLKCATTDNIASCLKNISEEVSEVIVNQAIEMWQQYGSSLNTVISAEGGKTHLTTNRQK, encoded by the coding sequence ATGGCAAGCGATGAACGTAATTTTAGATCGTCATATTACGAAAAAGTAGGTTTTAGAAGTGTCGAGGAGAAAAAATCTCTAGAGATTCTGTTGAAAGATAAGCCTCTGGACAAAATGAAACTGCGACAGTTTTGTATACGTTTTACTGTGCCGGGAATATACAGAAATTTAGTATGGAAAGTACTTCTGGATGTTATTCCTATTCATGTCGATTCTCACAAGTTCGTAATGGAGCAGCGTAAAGAGGAATATAAGGATTTGTTGCATGCTTTGCGTTTAATGCAAATAGTGAATGACGCAACTCCAAAACCAGAACTATTTTTGCTGATGTGGCTGCTTCAAACTGGGAGATTAACTTTATATCAAAACCAATTAAATACGGCTGTGAATAGAAACTTATGTGCGATTTCTCATTCGCTGTCAGTCGTTTTTGACGACGATGTTGACATTTATTGGTTGTCGAAGGGCTTCTTTGAAAGTGTTGTGAAGTTTCGTGATGACATACCGACGCTGATAAAATATACTAAATCAGTTTtagaaaaagaagacgaagaaatttATTGTCATTTGCAAGATTTGTGTGCGTTTAATACAATTCCACTGGATAATTGGCTGTGTTGTTGTTTCGCAGGTGTGATAAGCGAATCATCATTGGGAAAAATTTGGGACAAACTGATCGGTGGTTCGTGTAAAATACTTGTTTTCGTTGCTGTGTTATTACTGGTAACACTCAAGAGAGCTTTGCTGAAATGTGCGACGACAGACAACATTGCATCTTGTTTGAAGAATATATCGGAAGAAGTTTCCGAAGTTATAGTTAACCAAGCCATAGAAATGTGGCAACAATACGGTAGTAGTCTTAACACCGTTATAAGTGCAGAGGGTGGCAAAACTCATCTTACCACCAACAGACAGAAGTGA